The genomic interval GCATGAATGATAGTGAACAGGCGATTGCTACTGGTACGGCATACGTTCCAATTGGTTGTCCCTGGGCTGTTGCCAGAGTAACTGATAGTGGCACTAATATTGCTGCTAAGGCAATGTTAGACATTACCTGGGTTATACACACGGCAATTATCATCAGAACCACCATGATGAGGATGGTTGATGGATTGCTTCCAAGTACACCAATTATGTCATTTATGAGCCAGCTTGCTGCTCCACTTTGCAAGAGTGCTGCTCCGAGGCTTAGTGCTCCTCCGAAGAAGACTATTAATCCCCAGTCAACACCA from Methanobacterium sp. Maddingley MBC34 carries:
- a CDS encoding di-/tricarboxylate transporter (PFAM: Sodium:sulfate symporter transmembrane region~TIGRFAM: anion transporter_SP) → GVDWGLIVFFGGALSLGAALLQSGAASWLINDIIGVLGSNPSTILIMVVLMIIAVCITQVMSNIALAAILVPLSVTLATAQGQPIGTYAVPVAIACSLSFMLPMADPTVAMAYGTGYVKIKEIFKAGFPLVVIGIIVTILVLLSPLAKPVLG